The Thermodesulfobacteriota bacterium nucleotide sequence CGCTTCGACCAGCGGATCTTCTTCCAGTATGGCCATGAGAGGTTCAGCAGGTTCTGGTTCCCCCTCTTCCCCCTGCTCGCTTTGCCACGCGCCAGCGACGATGTCGACGCCATCGAGGCTTATCTCCAAAACGCATTGGCCTGGCCGGACGAAAAGCAAGGTAGTGGGTTTGTCAGTCAGGCCGCGAATTGGGTCGCCCGCCCACCCCCGCCCGCAGATCTGGTGCTCGGCACAGTGGAGATCGGTTACCTCCGGAAGAGTCCAGACCGGCTGCGCCTGGATCCCTGGACACCTGAGCAGGGAACCCGGGCCATGGCCACGGGACTCTTCTTTGCCAACCGTCTGTTCCGGGCCACCCAAGCAGGCGCCCTGGAGAGAATCGGCAGCGCCCTTGCCCTGGTGAGGCCCGGGCGGACGCACGCCCTGCAACTCCATGTCACGAACGGCCGCAAGGTTGAGACGCGGGAATACCCTGCCCCTGCTCCCTGGGGGGTGGCCATTGCCCGGGCCACGGATGGCCCAGCACCACAGCGGGACCAGCCGCCTCTGCGCCGTTCGTGCACAGTGGTCTTTGAACAGCCCGGACAAGCCGCTGTGGCCGATGCTGGGGTGACCGCGGACCTCTGCCAGGAAATCGACCAGCGGGTGAGCCGGGCCGCAGACGTGGCCTCCCACCTTTTCCGGGGCTTCTTCTATCCCCAGGAGTTGGTGGTGCCAGACCGGAACCCCAGTGCCATGGGCCTGCGGGTCAAGGACGAGACGGTGTTGTCGGTCTGCGAGGAGGCCGCCGTGATGGCTGGTGCGGTCTGCTGCCTGGCCTATTTCTTCGCGCCTGGGGAGGACACCCCGTCCTTGCGACGCCCTCCCACAGTCTGGGGGGAGATGCCCCGGCAGCCGTCCGACTTCCGGACGAGGGTTGACGCCGAGGCGGAAGAAGTGGCTGCAGGCCGAACCTCCCGTTACGACGTGGCCATCGGCCACGGCACCGGCTCATCCTGCCTGACCATGCTGCCCCTGGAGCTGTCCGAGGCGACCACCGGGGTGCTGGCTCTCATCCACCAGCCAGGAAACAGCTCTCCCATCCCTGTCCTCCGCGCTGATCTCGAAAGAAGGATTCCCCGGTGGGTCTACCGCCTGCACATCCTCCACCTCGTCTCGCACAGTCGGTTTCTTGCCCTTACCACCAGCCTCCGGAAGGAGATCGCGGAGGCCTACAGGAACTTCACCAATGGCCATCGGAACGTGCGGCTTTTCATCGAAGACGTCGTCCGCAAAAGCGTCCAGCTCATCAAGCCGGTCGCCGCCTGGATCACTGACCCCAGGACCACTCCCCAGGCCGGCCCCAGCCGCATCTATCGACACTGGTGCATTCCCAACGGCACCGCTGACCCTCCCCGGATCTTCAACCACCTCTTTGCCCCAGCCACCCCCTCGGGTCCGTGTCAGGAGGCCTGTACGACCGGACGGCCGGTCATCTGCAGCGGCGGCGACAAGAAGACCAGGATCCGGAGCTTCATTACGGCTCTGGAGCAGGAGGCCAAGCAGCAACATGAGGGCGGGGAACGTGATATCGCCAACCGCCTCCGGCGGTTTGCCAGTGCCGTCGACCACGCCGAAGGGGAGTCCACCATCGTCACCATCCCGCTGGCCAGGCGGCCAGAAGAGAAGGGCAGCCTCAAACCCACCTTCACCTGGCTTCTCCAGGGTGACCTCCATTCCGACGAGGACCAACAGCTCCTGCTGCTCGAGCTCGGGGAGGTGCTAGCCGAGACCCTCCATCAGGCCCAGGGCATTGAAAGGCAGGAATACGAAGAGCGTTCCCAGGAACAATTGGATGCCCTGGGCCACAACCTAGCCATGCAGGGAGGCTGTGACGACGCCTTTGGCGCCTGGCTCCAATGGCTCGCTGGCAAGAAGTGGCCTTGCCTGGGGCGGGACGTAGTCATCTGGCTGTTCTCCGCCAACGCCAAGACCCTGGTGGCCCGTTCCTGCAGGGGCCAGGCTCTTGAAGCACTACATCAGGCAGGGAATCTGGAGGTGATCGATCTGACGGATCATCCGCTGGCCCACGACAAGATTGACGCGGCCCGGATAGGGAGCTGGCCACTCGGGTCATCCATGCTGTGGTCAATGCCACTCCAGTACCACAACAGAACCCCGGGCCGGCGCCTGCTCGCCGCATACGCCAAGAAGACCGACGGGAACCACCTGGTTTCCTTTCCCATGGTGGATGCCACGGGCCAGGTCTTCGGGGTGGTGGATTGTCTTCGTTCCGAACTGTTCGAGGTCGAAGAGGAGAAGGTCCTGGGGCACATGCTGCGCCGGGTGACGGGAATCTTCCTTGCCAAGATTACCGAGCTCCGCCTGCGACGGAGCAGAGAAACCATCAACGAGCTTTTCGCAGACACGAAAAAATTTCTCCTCGATTTCCAGGCCGAGCAGGCGTGCAAGAGCCTGGTGGAAGGCATTCGTAAGTTCTTCCAGTGCGAACATTGCGATCTCTTTTTCGCGGATCAGGCAGAGGCCATGGCCCTGCTGGCCACCACCAGGGAGCAGGGCCCAGTCACTGATTCGGATCGCTTCCGCTTCCGAATCCTCGCTTATGGGGAGGACGACGAGATCCTGGCCCGTTGTCTTCGCAATGGCGCGGCAGACATCCAACACCGAAGGGAGGGCACAAAGCCCTCCCGTGCCACCCAGCTGTCAGAGGACCTTGGCGTCCTCCTGGGCGGAGCGCTTTCTGCCGAGCGGCTGGTCATGCCGCTCCTGGACACCGCGCGTGGAGGGAAGAGGTGTGTAGGTCTCCTGCACCTGGAGAATCCGCAGCAGCGGGAACAGCAGGTGCTCGACGGCCAGCAGCAAAAGACCAGAGTCTTGAAGCGAAGCTGTCGCTTCACAGCCGAGGACCTGCGGCTGGCCGAGGAGATGGCCCCTGCCCTGCAACGGATCCTCCTTACCATCGCGCTGTCAGAGAAACAGGTCTGGCTCATCCGGGACGTCATGCACTCCCTGGGGCACCCCCTGCAAACCCTCCGCGATGAGGTGCAGGGCCTGCTCCTGGCACTGACCAGAGGCGGGGAGGTGCCGTATCTGGAACTCCAATCCATGAATGATCGGGTGGAATGGGCCTTCCAGTTCGTCCACGATGCCCGGGACCGCTGGACCTTCTTCACTACCCCCCGATCCCCCGATCACCGATGGACCTATGAGAGCGTGAACCTCAAGGACTTTGTCCAGAGATGCTGCGACTCCATGGCCTCAGTGGCCAAGCGTGGCCGAAACCGCATCGCCTATGCCGACCTGAAGGCGATCCGGCCTATCCAGGCAGTCCCCGAATGGCTCCGGATTGCCGTCATCAACCTCCTGGAGAATGCCTGCAAGTACTCCTGGCAG carries:
- a CDS encoding HAMP domain-containing sensor histidine kinase codes for the protein MWERVLFSTWEEIQLAGEGPLALKEAVDRFVEEFRQAFDDSVWSPPDMLYLQLVDQHQRAIRTVRGFGMPLSFEFLPAHPLATGDAQAKLDIQADVVHHLRPEFIVGNDCQRFDQRIFFQYGHERFSRFWFPLFPLLALPRASDDVDAIEAYLQNALAWPDEKQGSGFVSQAANWVARPPPPADLVLGTVEIGYLRKSPDRLRLDPWTPEQGTRAMATGLFFANRLFRATQAGALERIGSALALVRPGRTHALQLHVTNGRKVETREYPAPAPWGVAIARATDGPAPQRDQPPLRRSCTVVFEQPGQAAVADAGVTADLCQEIDQRVSRAADVASHLFRGFFYPQELVVPDRNPSAMGLRVKDETVLSVCEEAAVMAGAVCCLAYFFAPGEDTPSLRRPPTVWGEMPRQPSDFRTRVDAEAEEVAAGRTSRYDVAIGHGTGSSCLTMLPLELSEATTGVLALIHQPGNSSPIPVLRADLERRIPRWVYRLHILHLVSHSRFLALTTSLRKEIAEAYRNFTNGHRNVRLFIEDVVRKSVQLIKPVAAWITDPRTTPQAGPSRIYRHWCIPNGTADPPRIFNHLFAPATPSGPCQEACTTGRPVICSGGDKKTRIRSFITALEQEAKQQHEGGERDIANRLRRFASAVDHAEGESTIVTIPLARRPEEKGSLKPTFTWLLQGDLHSDEDQQLLLLELGEVLAETLHQAQGIERQEYEERSQEQLDALGHNLAMQGGCDDAFGAWLQWLAGKKWPCLGRDVVIWLFSANAKTLVARSCRGQALEALHQAGNLEVIDLTDHPLAHDKIDAARIGSWPLGSSMLWSMPLQYHNRTPGRRLLAAYAKKTDGNHLVSFPMVDATGQVFGVVDCLRSELFEVEEEKVLGHMLRRVTGIFLAKITELRLRRSRETINELFADTKKFLLDFQAEQACKSLVEGIRKFFQCEHCDLFFADQAEAMALLATTREQGPVTDSDRFRFRILAYGEDDEILARCLRNGAADIQHRREGTKPSRATQLSEDLGVLLGGALSAERLVMPLLDTARGGKRCVGLLHLENPQQREQQVLDGQQQKTRVLKRSCRFTAEDLRLAEEMAPALQRILLTIALSEKQVWLIRDVMHSLGHPLQTLRDEVQGLLLALTRGGEVPYLELQSMNDRVEWAFQFVHDARDRWTFFTTPRSPDHRWTYESVNLKDFVQRCCDSMASVAKRGRNRIAYADLKAIRPIQAVPEWLRIAVINLLENACKYSWQDGEVAVALDESDDGTIRVQIRNWGIGIPAEDRERIFQPYYRSRVPDARGTRPGTGIGLAIVREAVENIHRGKILVESVPVREEPAGRTSETGPAPGRVEHCTTFTIALDRATLANLAEQNPTDEGEA